The following is a genomic window from Solanum stenotomum isolate F172 chromosome 4, ASM1918654v1, whole genome shotgun sequence.
CATTATCAAACTACCGTCGATGCCACCCACCGTCATTAACTACCACCACAGTTGTCGATCACTACAATCAGCCATCACTACCACTAGCCACAAGTTACAATCATCACAACTAACCACCATTACCACAACAACCATGATCACTAGTGACAATTACCACCATCGGTCACCATAATATATTGCCAACCACCATTAGCTATTACTATCATCCAACTATCAACCGCCACCACTAACTACTACCACCAGCTTCTACTACCCACAACACCATCCTCAATATACACTCACAACCACCACCACTAGTCCATTCCCACTATCAGAACGAACCCGTGGAAAGGCTAAATTCTCTTCTTAATGAACTCCCAAAATTTTCATTCCTTAGTCCTGGCTAAATTAAGTCAGCTCTTTTATACTGAAAGCTTTACCCAATTATAAAGCCAACATGATTCTGCATTACTGCATAACATCACAACATACTCCAGAAGTACAGATATAGTTAGGTCAGTTAGTGTAAGAGAAAACTACGTGACATGAAATGAAAGATCTCCAGTGAGGTACTTACGGGGCCACATGACTGTTAACTAAAATAAAGTAGATTCTCCAGAACTTCCTTTCCTTCATTATGCGTGGGCATAACTCATATCTGAGCTTTGAAATTTCCTGCAAACACACCACAGTAATGCTCTTACTAACAATGGCAACTTTTGAAACAGTatacttttgttttgtttatcaGACAAAAATCCCACATTGTGAATAGTTTTTCCCTTTCCATaaacctcaaaatcaaaaaaGATATGGTTCAGCAGCAAAATTCAAAATAGCAGATtacaaacttcaacttttcACTGTACAATCAGCTGAAAGATAAAAGCACTCAACAAAAATTGTGATATACCATGAACTGACAAAAGAAGCTGACCAGGAGAGCCAGTGACTTCTAAACTCAAAACACCAAATAAAGCAACAAACATTGAGACCCTTGAGATTTACACTTTATTAAGCTCAAGTGCGTAAGACtgatttacttatataataactCTGAGTGGCAAGCTCTATGTGAGCTCCCCAAGGAATAACCAGTACCAAGTACAGATAAATGAGAGGGATACAATAGGTTGACGATGAACTCTAAACCAATGTTATTATCTTAATATTGAATTCACCATATGTTGTTACCTTTATCTAATGAAATGGAACAAATTAGTGAGAAATGAATATAGAAGATTACTATAGCTGACTCCAAGCTAGTTTGGAACTGAGATGTAGTCAATTGACCTACTCTGTGAGGATGATAACAACCGAAGTCGTACCCCttgttttaataaaaaacaaCAGAAGTCATACCTTGACAGATGAAAGAACAAATTTTGCGTGTTTTTCCTGAAATTCTGTAAGATCCTGCCGAACATTTGAGACTGTAGGAATATCAGAGATCACTGAATCATCTGCACACCGAAGACATACTTCAGTTAAAATGTTTCTTTTGAGAATAGGCGACTGAAAGGAGATAAACAAGGGAAAGTGCAATTAAGTACAGAGGAATCATTAGGAATTATAAGGTAAATTAAATTCTTGTTTTGAAAGAATACTGCCATGAGAACTTGCTCACATAGCCGGTCCCAAGCCTAGACTAAGTAGGAGGGTTGTAGGCTGACGGTTGCGTAAAACAAGTATATTTATGATAAATCCTCATAATAACTTATTGAGTTGGAATTAAATGGGTCCAAATGGAGTGTACGGATATTAAGGATCCATATAGCTAACTCCAACTAGCGTGGGATGGAGGCATACTATTAGTAGTTGTTGATAAATGAGGAAAATCACAATTTGTAACAAGTTTGCTGCCAAGAACTACAAATGGCCTGCTCTATAAATTATTGCATGAGGTGGGACTCTCAAAAAGACATGGCTCTAGTTTTATTTAGAAATTGGTCTTTGCTATTATAATTCAGGAAATAGTTGCTTCCATATACaccttttctttactttttttttttgagagaatACACCTTTTCTTTAGCTAACTGCTAGCGCTTCATGATTTTATCTAAATCCTCCCATACCTATCAAACTTTGCAGCTCCTATAAGAGGTGAAACCAACAGTGTCCAATACCCATTCTTTGGAATTGACATGTTCCAAATGCAAATTTTGCAGGGAGATTTatccaaaaacaagaaaaataacatttatatatCTCATCACTTCCAAGAAGGATGAGGCTGATTAAGTGTAATGCCTGACTGAACCATTTGAATGTTAAGAAAATATACAAATGGAAAGAGTGAATAAATAGAATATAAGCACAGTTAGGATTTTCTGGTGGAAAGAACATGCAATTGGTTGTCAAGAGTAGTAGCTGGAACTGGTGAAATGAAACAAGGTTGTGCATCTATTGTGGATCTAAGCGCGGCTAGGTTATAGATGAACCAAACTAATGGATTTCAAGGTTAATGCTATTTCACTACcacctttaaaaattaatgatgtCAATCTCACATGGTTCAAATGTTAACCCAAGGATCAAATTATAAGTTTCACCTCATGCTAGAGAGGAGTATTAATAAAGCGCTTTCCTGAACATACTTGGTTTGGCTCTATACAACGTGTCATCATTATGCATGTGTAAAATTGTACGGGCTATTCAAAAGAGAAGTTATACTGGCAGTAATCTCAAATAAATGAAATGACTGCCGAATGTAGAGGTTACTCCAAAACAATTTGAACATGTTCTTGTAGGTATAAACTCCTGTATAACTAAACGATAAGCCTAGTTTCTCTAGAGCTTCTAGTAGTTTCTTCGTTGTATGTCCATATTTACTACTGCCATAAAACATTTCATACGTCCACAGTTATAGTTCCCCAAATagccaaatataaaaaaaaaaaaaaaatggtcttCGCATTTCCTACGATCAGAAAAATTAGATTGAAATTGTGACATAAGCTAAATGTAATATCCTCAATTCGGTAACTCTCTTTTAACATACATTCAGCACAGAGAACTCACTGATCCAATTTTACTTCTTTCAGAAATGGAATGAACTCCGAAATTGAAATAATATAGTTTTTTCCAGTACAATAAGTATTCAGGGGTTACAGCACTGGTAACATGGAAATCAAGTATGGAGTAAATTACCTTCAAGTGGAAAATCCTGAAACGTATTAATGGTAATCCCCTTTACGAATTCTCTCAAGTCATCGGTAACTCCAAATTTCAGGAGATCGGCAGGCGTAGGTGCAGGCGACGCCGTTTGAGTCGTCGGAGAAGGCGAGGAATCTACAATGTGAGAAAGTGCAGCGGAAGGAATTTGAAACTTGATCTGTTCAGCGCGTTTGAGAGCATCAACTTTGATCTGATCGGCACGTTTAGAAGCTTCGGAAACAATAACATCGGCGCGTTTAGAAGCTTCAGCAGCAATTTCTTTGGATCGTTTGGAAGCCTCAACGGCAATTTCTTTGGATCTCTTGGATGCCTCAGCAGCGAATTCTTTGGATCGTTTGGATGCTTCTAGAACAACGTCGGAGAGTTTGGAGGAACCAATGGTTAGGTCCTGTGAACGATTAGCGGCTTCTTTAGTGAATTCTTGGGTACGCTTTGCTGCTTCTTCAGCGAAACTCCGAGCTTTTTGCCAGAAATccattgagattttaggacttgTGAGTAAACGATTGGACAAGTGAAATGGAGAGTTTTAATGACGACGACTAAACAAGAGGAAGACGAGAAACAAATGAGAAGagtgaagaaaaaaatacttcttATGTATAAATTGTAATGCTaacaaaaactatatataaatagtatCGCATTTTCCGCGGctgtaagaaaatatttattggacaataatgtataatatttatattcatgttaagtatcatatatatatatatatatattctcttcaTCTACATCTACGGTGGTATgatacattttttaattttttttaaatatataaaattaattttttctacaTCTTTTAAATGCAAACTattcatatatgtatatagtagaataATATATTATCGTAGCGAagtaaatgaaataatatatcatattttgaaataacaatatattgtatttcatattttttacgATCATCTATACAAATTCTGATTtcgtaaaaaaaattgaac
Proteins encoded in this region:
- the LOC125861882 gene encoding uncharacterized protein LOC125861882, coding for MDFWQKARSFAEEAAKRTQEFTKEAANRSQDLTIGSSKLSDVVLEASKRSKEFAAEASKRSKEIAVEASKRSKEIAAEASKRADVIVSEASKRADQIKVDALKRAEQIKFQIPSAALSHIVDSSPSPTTQTASPAPTPADLLKFGVTDDLREFVKGITINTFQDFPLEDDSVISDIPTVSNVRQDLTEFQEKHAKFVLSSVKEISKLRYELCPRIMKERKFWRIYFILVNSHVAPYEKKYTEEAEAEAEIKSVEKAQVESEKEVSLAGTISKPVAEATAQKNKKATSSTSDQDLDVFLLGEDSDDGPDDGDDAFDDDFDKI